From a single Pseudomonas sp. A34-9 genomic region:
- a CDS encoding HD domain-containing protein, translating to MNLEFFTPVEALAAELLPHALEPSDDGAHDLAHLQRVWHNVRTLHVEEGGDLEVLLAAVLLHDCVAVEKNSPLRAQASRLAAEKASAVLAALDWPEEKITAVVHAIEAHSFSANIAPRTLEAKIVQDADRLDSLGMLGVARTFYIAGRMGSALYDAQDPEAKQRDYDDKRFCLDHFQTKLLHLADGFQTAAGQRLAQVRHQRLKGFMEQFKEEIGIV from the coding sequence ATGAACCTTGAGTTTTTTACCCCCGTGGAGGCACTGGCAGCAGAGTTACTGCCGCACGCTTTGGAACCGTCCGACGACGGCGCCCACGATCTCGCGCACCTTCAGCGTGTCTGGCACAACGTGCGTACGCTTCATGTAGAAGAAGGTGGTGATCTTGAGGTGTTGCTCGCTGCCGTGCTGCTGCACGATTGTGTAGCCGTCGAAAAGAACTCGCCGCTGCGCGCGCAAGCCTCGCGACTGGCGGCTGAAAAGGCTTCGGCAGTGCTCGCCGCTCTGGACTGGCCCGAAGAAAAAATCACGGCCGTGGTTCACGCCATCGAAGCCCACAGTTTCTCCGCCAACATCGCCCCACGCACCCTCGAAGCAAAAATCGTCCAGGACGCCGACCGGCTCGACTCACTGGGCATGCTTGGCGTCGCCCGCACTTTCTACATCGCCGGGCGCATGGGGTCGGCGCTGTACGACGCGCAGGATCCCGAAGCGAAACAACGCGATTACGACGACAAGCGGTTTTGCCTCGATCATTTCCAGACCAAACTGCTGCACCTCGCCGACGGTTTCCAGACCGCCGCCGGCCAGCGTCTGGCGCAAGTCCGTCATCAACGCCTGAAGGGTTTCATGGAGCAGTTCAAGGAAGAGATTGGCATCGTTTAA
- a CDS encoding 2-dehydro-3-deoxy-6-phosphogalactonate aldolase, with translation MLKQALAQNGLIAILRGLHPQEAGAVGEVLYTAGFRVIEVPLNSPSPYESIRILRNSLPADCLIGAGTVLTPEQVELVKEAGGQVIVMPHSDAKVLRAAKAAGLFLSPGVATPTEAFAALEEGADILKLFPAEQMGPAVVKAWLAVLPSGTVLAPVGGITPDNMQAFIDAGVKGFGLGSGLFKPGMTPEQVAVNAKAYVAAWKALR, from the coding sequence ATGCTCAAGCAAGCATTGGCGCAAAACGGTCTGATCGCGATCCTGCGTGGCCTGCACCCGCAGGAAGCTGGCGCTGTCGGAGAAGTCCTGTATACCGCCGGATTTCGCGTCATCGAAGTACCGCTCAATTCCCCTTCGCCGTACGAAAGTATCCGCATCCTGCGCAATTCCTTGCCCGCCGATTGCCTGATCGGTGCCGGCACGGTGCTGACGCCGGAACAGGTCGAATTGGTCAAAGAAGCCGGCGGCCAGGTGATCGTCATGCCGCACAGCGACGCCAAGGTGTTGCGCGCAGCGAAAGCGGCGGGGCTGTTTTTGTCGCCCGGCGTTGCGACGCCGACCGAAGCCTTCGCGGCACTGGAGGAGGGCGCGGACATTCTCAAGCTGTTCCCGGCCGAGCAGATGGGCCCGGCGGTCGTCAAAGCCTGGCTCGCGGTGTTGCCGTCCGGCACGGTGCTGGCACCGGTCGGCGGCATCACGCCGGACAACATGCAGGCGTTTATCGATGCCGGCGTGAAAGGTTTCGGCCTCGGCTCCGGCCTGTTCAAACCGGGCATGACGCCGGAGCAAGTGGCGGTGAATGCCAAGGCCTATGTGGCCGCGTGGAAGGCCCTTCGCTAA
- a CDS encoding alpha/beta hydrolase produces MADGSATAETPAAPVAKKEPVTHTLTCKTDQSVKQVAVAMRDVMVFLVGGAGDQERYYVDGPNHNVDYVRKMVDADIEKLEVQKFCTTLPLGYNAFMSEEDLGKNVIGKISNCSTAVYIIGHSLGGWNGAHLSAVLTDRGYKVKMLITLDPVGHGKIVCGISKIYRQIPKPKAEYWVNIRAAAVDWNLSDLVADFGEQWEVTEGPNVMGRLDINHADANFMFDRELPGGKSARQILRESILKRTKG; encoded by the coding sequence ATGGCAGATGGAAGTGCTACCGCAGAAACCCCAGCGGCACCAGTGGCAAAGAAAGAACCAGTGACTCATACGCTTACTTGTAAAACTGATCAGTCGGTCAAGCAGGTGGCGGTAGCAATGCGAGATGTAATGGTTTTTCTTGTTGGCGGGGCTGGGGATCAGGAAAGGTATTATGTTGATGGGCCGAACCACAATGTTGATTATGTTCGCAAGATGGTCGATGCGGACATTGAAAAACTGGAGGTTCAAAAGTTTTGTACTACATTGCCTCTTGGCTATAACGCGTTTATGAGTGAAGAGGATCTGGGAAAAAATGTAATCGGGAAAATTTCAAATTGTAGTACGGCTGTTTATATTATTGGTCATAGTCTCGGCGGCTGGAATGGTGCGCACCTCTCTGCTGTTTTGACCGATCGTGGGTATAAAGTAAAAATGTTGATTACTTTAGACCCTGTAGGTCACGGCAAAATTGTGTGCGGTATTTCGAAAATATACAGGCAAATACCAAAGCCTAAAGCGGAGTATTGGGTAAACATTCGGGCAGCTGCCGTCGATTGGAATTTATCCGACCTCGTGGCTGACTTTGGCGAACAATGGGAAGTCACCGAGGGGCCGAATGTCATGGGGCGCCTTGATATCAATCACGCAGATGCCAATTTCATGTTCGATCGGGAGTTGCCCGGTGGAAAGTCTGCTCGGCAGATTTTAAGGGAATCCATTTTGAAGCGAACCAAGGGGTAG
- a CDS encoding PAAR domain-containing protein, which produces MSGKPAARITDPTACPLPGHGTNPIVSGSPDVFFDGLAAARMTDKSACGSPITGAVSGTVFINGLNAATLDSTGGHGNVVVGGSGTVIIGQSGGGAAFSGLLPMPVHFTDRLQVVNEADGEPVPYHPYTIQRGDGSEEPGVTDALGFTHTVSSHLAETIKLFVE; this is translated from the coding sequence TTGAGTGGTAAGCCCGCCGCACGCATCACCGACCCGACCGCCTGCCCGTTGCCGGGCCATGGCACCAACCCGATCGTTTCCGGCTCGCCCGACGTCTTCTTCGACGGTCTTGCTGCTGCACGTATGACTGATAAATCTGCGTGTGGCAGTCCGATTACCGGCGCTGTCTCCGGCACTGTGTTCATCAACGGCTTGAACGCAGCCACCCTTGATAGCACCGGCGGGCACGGCAATGTCGTGGTCGGCGGCTCCGGGACGGTGATTATTGGCCAGAGTGGCGGAGGGGCGGCGTTTAGTGGGTTGTTGCCGATGCCGGTGCATTTTACTGACAGGTTGCAAGTCGTGAATGAAGCAGATGGAGAGCCTGTGCCATACCACCCCTATACCATCCAGCGTGGTGACGGCAGTGAGGAGCCAGGCGTTACGGATGCTCTCGGGTTCACCCATACCGTCAGTTCGCACTTGGCTGAAACTATTAAACTGTTTGTGGAGTGA
- a CDS encoding GNAT family N-acetyltransferase: MTIDIRPATPSDAPQILAFITELADFEKARHEVIASVADIERSLFGEGATAHGLICLRDGVPIGFAVFFFSYSTWLGSNCLYLEDLYITPEQRGGGAGKTLLRHLAKIACDNDCGRFEWSVLDWNTPAIEFYKSLGAQPQEEWVRYRMDGKVLREFAEG, translated from the coding sequence ATGACGATCGACATCCGCCCGGCGACCCCCAGCGATGCGCCGCAAATCCTCGCCTTCATCACTGAACTCGCCGATTTCGAAAAGGCCCGCCACGAAGTCATCGCCAGCGTCGCCGACATCGAGCGCAGTCTGTTCGGCGAAGGCGCTACCGCTCACGGGCTGATCTGCCTGCGCGACGGCGTGCCGATCGGTTTCGCGGTGTTTTTCTTCAGCTATTCGACCTGGCTGGGCAGCAATTGCCTGTACCTCGAAGACCTCTACATCACCCCCGAACAACGCGGCGGCGGAGCCGGCAAAACCCTGCTGCGCCACCTGGCGAAAATCGCCTGCGACAACGACTGCGGCCGCTTCGAGTGGAGCGTGCTGGACTGGAACACCCCGGCCATCGAGTTCTATAAATCCCTCGGCGCGCAACCTCAGGAAGAGTGGGTGCGATACCGCATGGACGGCAAGGTCCTGCGTGAGTTTGCCGAAGGCTGA
- a CDS encoding 2-dehydro-3-deoxygalactonokinase has translation MLAQLIALDWGTTSLRAYKLAAGGVVLEQRALSSGIMQLPKAPRVINGCECADGFELAFDEACGDWLDAQPNLPVIACGMVGSAQGWREAAYCETPANVANLGNSLQTITSLRGTLVHIVPGVIQRSRLPNVMRGEETQVLGVLQSFPDEAGADLLIGLPGSHSKWVEVVDGCITHFDTFMTGEVFAVLSEHSILGRTLKQGAAFDVQAFDRGVQIAQSADGELGVLSTLFSARTLGLTGELSPTAQADYLSGLMIGHELAALATVQRRRCKKTNLPSIILIGNAQLCVRYRRALDACGFANVTLAEQATERGLWQLALAAGLIDSSSR, from the coding sequence ATGCTGGCGCAATTGATCGCGCTCGACTGGGGGACGACCTCATTACGTGCTTACAAACTCGCCGCGGGCGGTGTGGTGCTGGAGCAGCGCGCGCTGTCGTCCGGCATCATGCAGTTGCCCAAGGCCCCGCGTGTCATCAATGGTTGCGAATGCGCCGATGGTTTTGAACTGGCCTTCGACGAGGCGTGCGGCGACTGGCTCGATGCGCAGCCGAATCTGCCGGTGATCGCTTGCGGTATGGTCGGCAGCGCGCAGGGCTGGCGTGAGGCGGCCTACTGCGAGACGCCGGCGAATGTCGCCAATCTCGGAAACTCCCTACAAACAATTACCAGCCTGCGCGGCACTCTCGTGCACATCGTGCCGGGGGTGATTCAGCGTTCGCGTCTGCCGAACGTGATGCGCGGCGAAGAAACCCAAGTGCTTGGCGTGTTGCAAAGTTTTCCGGACGAGGCGGGCGCTGATCTGTTGATCGGCCTGCCGGGCAGTCACTCGAAATGGGTCGAAGTGGTCGATGGCTGCATCACCCATTTCGATACGTTCATGACCGGCGAAGTATTCGCCGTGCTCAGTGAACACAGCATTCTCGGCCGCACCCTGAAGCAAGGCGCAGCGTTCGATGTTCAGGCGTTTGACCGTGGCGTGCAGATTGCGCAGTCGGCGGACGGTGAGCTGGGCGTGCTGTCGACCTTGTTCAGCGCCCGCACCCTGGGCCTGACCGGTGAACTCAGCCCGACGGCGCAGGCAGATTATCTGTCCGGCCTGATGATCGGGCATGAACTGGCGGCCCTTGCCACGGTTCAGCGCCGTCGCTGCAAGAAGACGAATCTCCCTTCGATCATCCTTATTGGCAACGCGCAACTCTGTGTGCGTTACCGCCGCGCCCTCGATGCCTGTGGTTTCGCCAACGTGACGCTGGCCGAGCAGGCTACCGAACGTGGCCTGTGGCAACTGGCGCTGGCTGCCGGACTGATCGATTCCTCATCCCGTTAA
- the dgoD gene encoding galactonate dehydratase has translation MKITKLTTFIVPPRWCFLKVETDEGVTGWGEPVVEGRAHTVAAAVEELSDYLIGKDPRNIEDIWTVLYRGGFYRGGAIHMSALAGIDQALWDIKGKALGVSVSDLLGGQVRDKIRVYSWIGGDRPADTARAAKEAVSRGFTAVKMNGTEELQFLDSFEKVDLALANVAAVRDAVGPNVGIGVDFHGRVHKPMAKVLMKELDPYKLMFIEEPVLSENYEALKELAPLTSTPIALGERLFSRWDFKRVLSEGYVDIIQPDASHAGGITETRKIANMAEAYDVALALHCPLGPIALAACLQLDAACYNAFIQEQSLGIHYNESNDLLDYVKDPRVFDYDKGFVKIPNGPGLGIEINEEYVIERAAVGHRWRNPIWRHADGSFAEW, from the coding sequence ATGAAAATCACCAAACTCACCACCTTCATCGTTCCGCCGCGCTGGTGCTTCCTCAAGGTCGAAACCGACGAGGGCGTGACCGGTTGGGGCGAGCCTGTCGTTGAAGGGCGCGCGCACACCGTCGCCGCTGCCGTCGAAGAATTGTCCGACTACCTGATCGGCAAAGACCCACGCAATATCGAAGACATCTGGACCGTGCTCTATCGCGGCGGTTTCTACCGTGGCGGCGCGATCCACATGAGCGCGCTGGCCGGTATCGACCAGGCGCTGTGGGACATCAAGGGCAAGGCGCTCGGGGTGTCGGTGAGTGATCTGCTTGGTGGTCAGGTGCGTGACAAGATTCGTGTGTATTCGTGGATCGGTGGCGACCGTCCGGCCGACACCGCGCGTGCGGCGAAAGAGGCGGTGAGCCGTGGTTTCACTGCGGTGAAAATGAACGGCACCGAAGAGCTGCAGTTCCTCGATTCCTTCGAGAAAGTCGATCTGGCGCTGGCCAACGTCGCCGCCGTGCGTGACGCGGTCGGCCCTAACGTCGGCATCGGCGTCGACTTCCATGGCCGCGTGCACAAGCCGATGGCCAAGGTGCTGATGAAGGAACTCGATCCGTACAAACTGATGTTTATCGAAGAGCCGGTGCTCAGCGAGAACTACGAAGCGCTAAAAGAACTGGCGCCGCTGACCAGCACACCGATTGCCCTCGGCGAGCGCCTGTTCTCGCGCTGGGACTTTAAACGCGTGTTGAGCGAAGGTTACGTCGACATCATCCAGCCAGATGCGTCCCACGCCGGCGGCATCACCGAAACCCGCAAGATCGCCAACATGGCCGAAGCCTACGACGTCGCGCTGGCGCTGCATTGCCCGCTGGGGCCGATTGCGCTGGCGGCGTGTTTGCAACTGGACGCGGCTTGTTACAACGCGTTTATCCAGGAGCAAAGCCTGGGCATCCATTACAACGAGAGCAACGACTTGCTCGACTACGTCAAGGATCCGCGGGTGTTCGATTACGACAAAGGTTTCGTGAAGATTCCAAACGGACCGGGGTTGGGCATCGAGATCAACGAAGAATACGTGATTGAGCGTGCGGCAGTCGGCCACCGCTGGCGCAACCCGATCTGGCGCCATGCCGATGGCAGTTTTGCCGAGTGGTGA
- a CDS encoding MFS transporter, producing the protein MQPQTLTGQASLVTPSRKRFFIMVLLFITVVINYLDRSNLSIAAPALTSELGIDPIHVGLIFSAFGWTYAAMQIPGGWLVDRVPPRILYSVALLLWSLATVMLGFAASFIALFVLRMAVGALEAPAYPINSRVVTTWFPERERATAIGFYTSGQFVGLAFLTPVLAWLQHEFGWHMVFVATGAVGIIWAAIWYAVYREPRDFKGANEAEIDLIREGGGLVDIQQESAKVKAKFSWADLGIVLTKRKLWGIYLGQFCLNSTLWFFLTWFPTYLVKYRGMDFIKSGLLASLPFLAAFIGVLCSGFFSDFLIRRGCTVGFARKLPIIGGLLISTSIIGANFVESTPLVIAFLALAFFGNGLASITWSLVSTLAPARLLGLTGGVFNFIGNLSAIATPIVIGFLASGDSFAPAITYIAVLALVGALSYVLLVGKVERIEL; encoded by the coding sequence ATGCAACCGCAAACCCTCACCGGGCAGGCGTCTTTAGTCACGCCCAGCCGCAAGCGGTTTTTCATCATGGTGTTGCTGTTTATCACCGTGGTCATCAATTACCTCGACCGCAGCAATCTGTCGATTGCCGCGCCGGCGCTGACCAGTGAGCTGGGCATCGATCCGATTCACGTCGGCCTGATCTTTTCCGCGTTTGGCTGGACCTACGCCGCCATGCAGATCCCCGGCGGCTGGCTGGTCGATCGCGTGCCGCCGCGCATCCTCTATAGCGTCGCGCTGCTGCTGTGGTCGCTGGCCACGGTGATGCTCGGTTTCGCCGCCAGTTTCATCGCGTTGTTCGTGCTGCGCATGGCGGTCGGTGCACTGGAGGCCCCGGCTTATCCAATCAACAGCCGCGTAGTCACGACGTGGTTTCCCGAGCGTGAGCGCGCCACGGCGATTGGTTTCTACACTTCAGGGCAGTTCGTCGGCCTGGCATTCCTCACCCCGGTACTGGCCTGGTTGCAACACGAATTTGGCTGGCACATGGTCTTCGTCGCAACTGGCGCGGTGGGCATCATCTGGGCGGCGATCTGGTACGCGGTGTATCGCGAGCCACGGGATTTCAAAGGGGCCAACGAAGCGGAAATCGACCTGATTCGCGAGGGCGGTGGCTTGGTCGATATTCAGCAAGAGTCCGCCAAGGTCAAAGCCAAATTCAGCTGGGCCGATCTCGGCATCGTCCTCACCAAACGCAAGTTGTGGGGCATCTATCTCGGCCAGTTCTGCCTGAACTCGACGCTGTGGTTTTTCCTCACGTGGTTCCCGACTTATCTGGTGAAGTATCGCGGCATGGACTTCATCAAGTCCGGCCTGTTGGCGTCGCTGCCGTTTCTTGCTGCGTTCATTGGTGTGCTGTGCTCGGGGTTCTTTTCCGATTTCCTGATTCGTCGCGGCTGCACCGTCGGTTTCGCGCGCAAGTTGCCGATCATTGGCGGACTGCTGATTTCCACCTCGATCATCGGCGCCAACTTCGTCGAGTCGACGCCGCTGGTGATTGCTTTTCTGGCGCTGGCATTTTTCGGTAATGGCCTGGCCTCGATCACCTGGTCACTGGTGTCGACGCTGGCACCGGCACGTTTGCTCGGGCTGACCGGCGGGGTGTTCAACTTCATCGGCAATCTGTCGGCAATTGCCACGCCGATCGTGATCGGTTTCCTCGCCAGCGGCGATTCGTTCGCGCCGGCGATCACCTACATCGCGGTGCTCGCCTTGGTCGGCGCATTGTCCTATGTGCTGCTGGTCGGCAAGGTCGAGCGTATCGAGTTGTAG
- a CDS encoding MFS transporter, with protein sequence MSQATPKVSGKLFGLFCLASYLLSLSYGSTFLLSLLIGSRGGNEHDAGSVISAAMLSTFVAVLVSGHLSDWLGAARSIALFGLLLVAASLGFALSPGFGHLLLFFGLLLGLGWGVFYTLGPIIVASLVTPAQRAKYFALLSGSMMTGIGSGPLLGRAASALGWPVTSAFYLAALASLVGALLFWRLGARLKSTHATSAAKITWQATTQVLGSRAVFAIIMVGLGGCVFGGLSSFQTSYATARSLDYSLFFLGFMSAAISSRMLIAGYVVKRDPLRASCLLSGLMLGAIVLFTFGVHSSFTYLLAALMLGVGYGLTYSVINGLAANEAPTGTTSQALLLFSLSYFVGVFGFPLLAGKIIVEQGMATLLLTVLAAAFANWLITVGRLLWRRLNIKTAAAT encoded by the coding sequence ATGTCGCAAGCCACACCCAAGGTCTCAGGCAAGCTGTTCGGCCTGTTCTGCCTCGCCAGTTACCTGCTCTCGCTGTCCTACGGCTCGACGTTTTTGCTGTCGCTGTTGATCGGCTCTCGCGGCGGCAATGAGCACGATGCCGGTAGTGTGATTTCGGCGGCGATGCTCAGTACGTTTGTCGCGGTGCTGGTGTCCGGGCATCTGTCGGACTGGCTCGGCGCGGCGCGTTCGATTGCCCTGTTTGGTCTGTTGCTGGTGGCGGCGAGTCTGGGCTTTGCGCTGTCACCGGGATTCGGTCATCTGCTGTTGTTTTTCGGTTTGTTGCTGGGATTGGGTTGGGGTGTTTTCTACACCCTGGGGCCGATCATCGTCGCCAGCCTGGTGACCCCGGCGCAGCGTGCGAAGTATTTTGCCTTGCTTTCCGGCAGCATGATGACCGGCATCGGCAGCGGCCCGTTGCTAGGGCGTGCCGCCAGTGCGCTGGGCTGGCCGGTGACTTCGGCGTTTTATCTGGCTGCACTGGCGAGTCTGGTCGGTGCGCTGCTGTTCTGGCGCCTCGGGGCTCGATTGAAAAGCACCCACGCCACGTCGGCGGCGAAAATCACTTGGCAAGCGACCACTCAGGTGCTCGGTTCACGCGCGGTGTTTGCGATCATCATGGTCGGGCTCGGCGGCTGCGTGTTTGGCGGCCTTTCGAGTTTTCAGACCAGTTACGCGACGGCGCGCTCGCTGGATTATTCGCTGTTCTTCCTCGGCTTCATGAGTGCAGCGATCAGCAGCCGGATGTTGATCGCCGGTTACGTGGTCAAGCGTGATCCGCTGCGCGCTTCTTGCCTGTTGTCGGGGCTGATGCTCGGCGCGATCGTGCTGTTCACTTTCGGGGTGCACAGCTCATTCACCTATTTGCTGGCAGCGCTGATGCTCGGCGTCGGGTATGGCCTGACGTATTCGGTGATCAACGGGCTCGCGGCGAACGAAGCGCCGACCGGCACCACTTCGCAAGCGTTGCTGTTGTTCAGCCTCTCGTATTTTGTCGGCGTGTTCGGCTTTCCGTTGCTGGCCGGGAAAATCATCGTCGAACAGGGCATGGCGACGTTGCTGCTCACGGTATTGGCCGCGGCGTTTGCGAACTGGCTGATCACCGTGGGTCGTCTGCTCTGGCGTCGACTCAATATCAAAACCGCAGCGGCAACCTAG
- a CDS encoding IclR family transcriptional regulator yields MQEDAPEKTKDAAPTGTQTLLRGLGVVQAVASGARDLKEIARLIGTTRSTTHRLASCLVDERFLRVVPQVGYLLGPKLIELGFQAREELPLVSLAGPYLDELSALTGDTVHLGIREGDEVLYLLKNPGRNGPEMRSRVGHRMPLARTGIGKALMLDDSPKDWQRLYDISLPAGGKSQFWPQHPQQSWEQLEQRMTEYVAGGYAFDLEDNEPSIRCVAAPIRDASKGIVAAISIASTVPYMPLEKMAELIPLIKGVTARLSAELGLKV; encoded by the coding sequence ATGCAGGAAGACGCTCCGGAAAAAACCAAGGACGCCGCGCCCACCGGCACGCAAACGCTGTTGCGCGGCCTCGGTGTGGTGCAAGCGGTGGCCAGTGGCGCCCGCGATCTCAAGGAGATTGCCCGGCTGATCGGCACCACGCGCAGCACCACCCATCGTCTGGCCAGTTGCCTGGTCGACGAGCGCTTTCTGCGCGTGGTGCCGCAAGTCGGTTATCTGCTCGGGCCGAAGCTGATCGAGCTGGGTTTTCAGGCTCGTGAAGAATTGCCGTTGGTGAGCCTGGCCGGGCCGTATCTGGACGAGTTGTCGGCGCTGACCGGTGACACCGTGCACTTAGGCATTCGTGAAGGCGATGAGGTGCTGTATCTGCTGAAGAATCCGGGGCGCAATGGCCCGGAAATGCGTTCGCGGGTCGGCCATCGCATGCCGCTGGCGCGCACCGGGATTGGCAAGGCGTTGATGCTCGATGATTCGCCGAAAGATTGGCAACGGCTGTACGACATCAGTCTGCCGGCAGGTGGGAAAAGTCAGTTCTGGCCGCAGCATCCCCAACAGTCGTGGGAACAGCTAGAGCAGCGCATGACCGAGTACGTCGCCGGTGGCTACGCCTTCGATCTGGAAGACAACGAGCCGTCGATCCGTTGTGTGGCGGCGCCGATTCGTGATGCGAGCAAGGGCATTGTCGCGGCGATCAGCATCGCCAGCACCGTGCCGTACATGCCGCTGGAAAAAATGGCCGAGCTGATTCCCCTGATCAAAGGGGTCACAGCCCGGCTGTCGGCGGAGCTCGGCCTGAAGGTATAA